In Plasmodium chabaudi chabaudi strain AS genome assembly, chromosome: 9, the following proteins share a genomic window:
- a CDS encoding T-complex protein 1 subunit alpha, putative → MSLSIYGNRENGQDVRTANVTAVQALSNILKSSLGPQGLDKMLVDNIGDVTITNDGATILKQLEIQHPAAKILVNLSELQDQEVGDGTTSVVLLASELLRRGNELIKMDIHPTTVICGYKLAMKESVKYIKEKLSERVTNLGKDVIINIAKTTLSSKFISYESEYFAKMVANAIQSVKIINDAGKTKYPVSSVNIIKVHGLSSLDSKLIDGYAIMSGRASQAMPSAIKNAKIAFLDFPLKQYRLHLGVQVNINDPNELEKIRQREKDITKERVNKILESGANVILTTQGIDDMPLKYFVEAGAIAVRRVKKDDLKRIAKLTNGQIRLTLSSIDGTEKFEPASLGYCDEVYEEKVGDWDVMFFKGCRNSKSNTILLRGANDFVLDEMERSIHDALCSVSRALESNYVVVGGGCVEVALSVYLEDFAKTLGSREQLAIAEFAESLLVIPKILALNASYDSIDLVCKLRAYHTKSQVMNTDDPKDYRWYGLDLVNGKVVNNLKNGVLEAMISKIKSIRFATEATITILRIDDLIKLVPEEPKQEEP, encoded by the exons ATGTCTTTAAGTATTTATGGAAATCGTGAAAATGGCCAAGATGTAAGAACAGCAAATG TGACTGCGGTTCAAGCTctttcaaatattttaaagtcAAGTCTAGGACCCCAAGGGTTAGATAAAATGCTAGTAGATAATATCGGTGATGTTACTATAACAAATGATGGAGCAAccattttaaaacaattagAGATTCAACATCCAGCCGCCAAAATATTAGTCAATTTATCTGAATTACAAGATCAAGAAGTAGGAGATGGTACAACATCAGTAGTATTATTAGCATCTGAATTATTAAGAAGAGGAAATGaacttataaaaatggatatacATCCAACTACTGTTATTTGTGGTTATAAACTAGCCATGAAAGAAtctgtaaaatatataaaagaaaaattaagtgAAAGAGTCACAAATTTAGGAAAAGatgttataataaatatagcaAAAACAACTTTATCATCTAAATTTATTAGTTATGAATCAGAATATTTTGCTAAAATGGTTGCTAACGCTATTCAATcagtaaaaattattaacgATGCAggtaaaacaaaatatccTGTCTCATCagttaatataataaaagtcCATGGTTTAAGTTCTTTAGATTCAAAATTAATAGATGGTTATGCAATTATGAGTGGAAGAGCTTCTCAAGCAATGCCCTCagctataaaaaatgcaaaaattGCTTTCTTAGATTTTCcattaaaacaatatagATTGCATCTAGGTGTTCaggtaaatataaatgatccaaatgaattagaaaaaatcagacaaagagaaaaagatataacaaaagaaagagttaataaaattttagaGTCAGGTGCAAATGTTATATTAACAACACAAGGAATAGATGATATGccattaaaatattttgtcgAAGCTGGAGCAATAGCAGTAAGAAGAGTAAAGAAAGatgatttaaaaagaaTAGCCAAATTAACAAATGGGCAAATACGTTTAACATTATCATCTATTGATGGAACAGAAAAATTTGAACCCGCATCTTTAGGATATTGTGATGAAGtatatgaagaaaaagTTGGTGATTGGGAtgttatgttttttaaaggATGTAGAAATTCTAAATCGAatactatattattaagaGGTGCAAATGATTTTGTTTTAGATGAAATGGAAAGATCTATACATGATGCATTATGTTCAGTTAGTAGAGCATTAGAAAGTAATTATGTAGTTGTAGGAGGTGGATGTGTCGAAGTTGCATTATCTGTATATTTAGAAGATTTTGCAAAAACATTAGGTTCTAGAGAACAGCTAGCTATTGCAGAATTTGCAGAATCATTGCTAGTGATCCCTAAAATATTAGCATTAAATGCTTCTTACGATTCAATTGATTTAGTTTGTAAATTAAGAGCCTATCATACTAAATCTCAAGTTATGAATACTGATGATCCTAAAGATTATAGATGGTATGGTTTAGATTTAGTAAATGGAAAAgttgtaaataatttaaaaaatggagtTTTAGAAGCTATGATtagcaaaataaaatcaattAGATTTGCTACAGAGGCAACAATTACAATATTAAGAATTGATGATTTGATTAAGTTGGTTCCTGAAGAACCTAAACAAGAAGAACCTTAA
- a CDS encoding nucleic acid binding protein, putative: MDMNFGFGNDSFFEQGNRSTDKEEVEEVSKTGSNEIGRGSGKIDEEKELPKELCAPITIKLLLNKMMHSENFEIHDFQISGIIVFGKITNVKELASAIIFEICDYTGTIEAKYNKDAKNDKIKNHIENLKVNDHVKIVGGVYSPESKTEQVQISISYINKVDDWVSYFSYFTSDIIYCYLKLLKLKNMNLSNGINNQEKPWSHINLDSYYNQMDEVDSDIIKYLHTTNEKYANQEDIFNNLRKYHSEINIKKSLTKLIEQYDLAQYEDIISIP; this comes from the coding sequence ATGGATATGAACTTTGGGTTTGGAAACGATTCATTCTTTGAGCAAGGGAATAGATCGACAGACAAGGAAGAAGTAGAAGAGGTAAGTAAAACTGGGTCCAATGAAATCGGAAGAGGGAGTGGTAAAATcgatgaagaaaaagaacTGCCTAAAGAACTTTGTGCACCTATaacaattaaattattattaaataaaatgatgcATAgtgaaaattttgaaattcATGATTTTCAAATAAGTGGGATTATTGTATTCGGTAAAATAACTAATGTTAAAGAATTAGCTAGtgcaattatttttgaaatatgtGATTATACTGGTACTATAGAAgctaaatataataaagatgcaaaaaatgataaaattaaaaatcatatagaaaatttaaaagttAATGATCATGTTAAAATAGTAGGGGGTGTTTATTCTCCTGAAAGTAAAACGGAACAAGTCCAAATTagtatatcatatataaataaagttGATGATTGGGTCtcttatttttcatattttacatcagatattatatattgttatttaaaattattaaaattaaaaaatatgaatttatCAAATGGTATAAATAACCAAGAAAAACCATGGTCACACATTAATTTAGATTCCTATTATAATCAAATGGATGAAGTAGATTcagatattataaaatatttacatacaACGAATGAAAAGTATGCAAATCAAGaagatatttttaataaccttagaaaatatcattcagaaattaatattaaaaaatccCTTACCAAACTTATTGAACAATATGATTTAGCGCAATATGAAGATATCATAAGTATTCCATAA